The following nucleotide sequence is from Solidesulfovibrio carbinolicus.
GAAGGGATCGTTCTTGTCGAGGTCGAAGCCGAATTCCCGGGCCTTGTAGAGGATGTTGGACTGGCCCGAGAGGTCGGACAACAGCACCCGGCGGGCGTTGCCCACGGTTTCCGGGGTGATGTGTTCGTAGGTGCGCGGATTTTTGACCACGGCCGAGACATGGATGCCGCCCTTGTGGGCAAAGGCGGCGTCGCCGACGTAGGGCTGGTTGGAGGGCGGGGCCTGGTTGACCATCTCGGAGACGAAGTGGGCCGTGGGCGTGATGAGCTGCAGTTTGCCCTCGGGCAGGCAGGCGACGCCGCACTTGAGCGTCAGGGAGGGGATGATGGAGCACAGGTTGGCGTTGCCGCAGCGTTCGCCGTAGCCGTTTATCGTGCCCTGGACCTGGCAGGCCCCCAGGACCACGCCTTCGATGGAGTTGGCCACGGCCACGCCGGAGTCGTTGTGGGCGTGGACGCCGAAGGCCACGCCGGGCAGGGCCGTGGTCACGGCCTCGACCATGCGGCGGAAGTCGCCGGGCAGGGTGCCGCCGTTGGTGTCGCAAAGGACCAGCACGTCGGCGCCGGCCTCATGGGCTTTTTTGAGCACGGCCAGGGCGTAGTCCGGGTTGGCGGCAAAGCCGTCGAAAAAGTGCTCGGCGTCGAAAAAGAGTTCCTTCACATGGGGTCGCAGGAAGGCCAGGGAGTCGCCGACCAGTTCGAGGTTTCGCGGCAGGGTGGTGCCCAGGGCCTCGGTGACGTGGATGTCCCAGGACTTGCCGAAGATGGTGACCACGGGCGCGCCGGATTCCACCAGGGCCTTGAGGTTGGGGTCGGTGGCCGCTGTGCCCCGGTGGGCGTGGGTGCTGCCGAAGGCGGCGATGACCGCGTTTTTGAGGCTGTAGTTCTGGACTTCCTGGAAAAACCGCTTGTCGGTGGGGTTCGATCCGGGCCAGCCGCCTTCGATGTAGGCCACGCCGAGCTCGTCGAGCTTGAGCGCGATGCGCAGCTTGTCCTCGGTGGTGAGGCTGATGTCCTCGGCCTGGGTGCCGTCCCGAAGGGTCGTGTCGTAGATAAAAACGCGTCGCATGGTGTCGCTCGTGGGTGTCCGGGCGCGCTTTGGGGCGCGCCCGGGCGGTGCGTGCCGGCCGGGCAAAACGCGGGGTGCGCTTTGGCCGGCCCTGGTCGCGAAACGCAGACTCGTTTCGCGGGGGAACCTGCCTTGTCGCGTATCCGGAAAAGACGTCGGGCTTTTCGTGGGAAACGCGACAATGCTGGCGTTCCGTCCTGGTCAGCGTCGTCGGGGCTGACCGGGCGGGCGCTAGCAGGCCGGGGTGGGAGCCTGG
It contains:
- the cimA gene encoding citramalate synthase; the encoded protein is MRRVFIYDTTLRDGTQAEDISLTTEDKLRIALKLDELGVAYIEGGWPGSNPTDKRFFQEVQNYSLKNAVIAAFGSTHAHRGTAATDPNLKALVESGAPVVTIFGKSWDIHVTEALGTTLPRNLELVGDSLAFLRPHVKELFFDAEHFFDGFAANPDYALAVLKKAHEAGADVLVLCDTNGGTLPGDFRRMVEAVTTALPGVAFGVHAHNDSGVAVANSIEGVVLGACQVQGTINGYGERCGNANLCSIIPSLTLKCGVACLPEGKLQLITPTAHFVSEMVNQAPPSNQPYVGDAAFAHKGGIHVSAVVKNPRTYEHITPETVGNARRVLLSDLSGQSNILYKAREFGFDLDKNDPFVLELLSTIKEREAMGYEYSAAEASYELLLNRVLGRARSYFTVTRYRVLDDNVYDRAGPITEATVMIKVGGRVKHTAASGMGPVNALDKAIRKALRGFYPRLAEMRLLDFKVRVLSGLKRDDCEPGGCGTASHVRVLVECGDAAKRWVTVGVSHNGIEASFQAMEDAINYKLFSDDKAKLTKALKG